AATTAATTTCTTTAATTAAAGGCTCTAGAAAGTTTGCTTGCTTCGGTAATTGAGAGTTTAAAATCATGTAAATAAATGCAGATCCTAAACTGTTAGCGCGTAACCATTCTTGGACAGCTTCTGTTCTTTGATTTGTAAATGAAGCTGTCCCGGGATCTAGATTCTCATATTGGGTTTCTAAGCTTGCAATTTGCTGTTGTAGCGATTGGATATGGGCGTTAGCTGCTGCAGAATATTGTTGTAGTAAGCTTTGTGCTTGAGAAACAAAGGTATCAGATATACTCCCCACACTTAATAAATTTTGAGTTACATATTTATTTAAGTCGGGGTAGTAGTTGCCGTTTTTTTCGATATAGTAATTTGCAAAACTGCTATCGTCAGCTATAGATTGTACTTTGCTCCCGATGTCAGAAAAAAAGTGCCTTTGAGCAAGTTCTCTTCCTTGAGTTTTAGTGTAAGTTTTCATTTGATCTGTTGTAGTAACGGCATTATGTATGCAGTAGTCCGCAAGTATTTGGTAAACTTCAGTTTTGGAGATCCAGCCGAAAACAACATCTCCTCCTGAAATAATTCGGATATTTAAGAACTGATTAACGTAGTTATTTAATAGTGTTTTTTCTTCAGAGGTTAGGTTTTCATAAGCATAAGACATACTGATAAGAGCAGCATCGAGCTCCATAGAAACGGTTAACATAGAGGAGCCATATTGTCCCTCAAAAGCGGTTTTTAGTTTCGATGCACACTCCATCCATGCTGTCATGGTAGCGTTGGTTTCTTGAAACAGAGCAAGTTGTTCTTCAACAGCTTTTCTTTGAGTATCTATAGCTCTACGTGCTTCATTAAGATTAAGAATTAAGGTTTGGTAGGTTCCTGTAATTTTATCTCTATATGTTGCTGCTTGTGATGCAGTCAAATAGCGATCTAAGGCGGTTTTGTTGGGGAGTTCTGTAGCTCTGTAAATTGTAGATAAGTCGGCATCTGTTAAAGGTTGCTTTGTAAGCAAAGGAGAAAGAACTTGAATCATTTGAATGACTTCAGAGTCTCCTCCTAAAGAAGGTTCTTGAGTCATGGCATCTTGAAGCCCACTACAAATAGCTTGTAGCATCGTTTGTCCATTGATTTCTTTGACATTTTCGGGCGTCATTGCAGGAATCTGTAATTGGATACTTAGTAAGGCCTGATTCATGTCCTTGATGATGCTTCCGATATGAGTGCGGTATACCAGCAGATGTTCTTCAATATTTTCAGCAATAAAGGTCTCAACATAGGAGGTTTCATAAGCTGCTAGGGCCTGTGTAATAGTCTCTTCTGGTGTGTTTGATGCTTCTAATTTTGCCCTTAGTTCTGTCTGTCCTTGCTGGATCTCTGCTGCTTGTTCAGTTTTGACATATGTAGCAAGGCTTTCTGGAGATGGTACTGAAACTCCAGAGAATACTGCTCTTTGTTCTACATCTGATAAAGAAGTTTTTCCTTGATAGCTTGAAAGAAGTATTTGTGTTGTAGCAATTGTGGATAGCCTACTTAAATCTATCGCAGTCACTGTTGAAATCAACTCATTCAGACCTTGGAGAGCTTCAGGAATTAAAGCCAACGCCGCGTTTTCTTGAATTGCGGCAACTGTAGTTCCTGTAATTGTCTTAGGTATAGGGGCAGAACTTTTTATAGGTTTTTTAAAAGAAGATGTCGCTCGAGAAACAGGAAAAGCTGTGTTATTCGCATTAATAAAAGTTTCCGGAGAAGCTTGGGCTGACTGTAAGGCAAGAGCTAAATGCTTTAATGCATAAATCCCTGAATTTAATTCTTCTATGTTGATTGCAGGTTGTGCATGAGGATTAAACCTTGAATATTTGTGATTTAAATTAATCACATGCACACCCTCTCCAGAGCTCGTTTTTGGACATAATGAAATAGAAGAAAAAGAAGACATAGAAAAAATTATCTTTTGTTTTTCTTTTATTCTCTTTCTTTTGAAGATTTTTCTATAAAACTATTTTTGTTTTGATTTTTTTATTTTTCTTATGGTGTTGTTTGTTCGTTTTTTAAGAAAACAGCATTTTTATTTTAATTAAAAATAAAAAAAATCATGGTAATGTTAATAAAAAATAATGTTGTCAACCATGAATGGACGTTGCCATGATGAATAGTTCTTCTATTTTAGCGCTTTGCAGAAGACTTCCTACAGATCTTTCTTTAAAAGTTCCTGTACAGCAGCCACAGCAGTTATTAGAGCAAGTATTTCATTATGAGAACATTATTTCAGAAAAATTTATTGTTCAGAGGTTATTGCAAGTTTTAGAGCAGAAATCTAACGAGAGCTATCGTCATTTGCAAGAGAGGATGCATAAATATGACGCAGAGCAGAGCACAGGAATGAAATCACTATGTGCAGTTGCGAGGCGTGAAAAGCCTCTTTCATCTTTTTCTGATTCTATTTCTGTAGTTGCCACAACTCCAGGGACAGGGACGCCGGGCTCTACATCTGAAATTACGTATTATAATGGCATAAAGCAAAACTGGGCGAAAAATCTCATCACAGGGATTAATACTGTGTTAACTAAAATCATGGCATTTGTAAATGGCTCGAGCAATCGGGAGGAATTTAATAAAATTCAAGCTGAAGTTCAGAGGTTAGTCGCTGCGGGAACAAACCTAACAAATGAGGATTTTACTCTACTTTATAGTCTTCCTAAACAGATATTTACAGCAATGCAAAGAGCGGAGACGTTAACGGGAACGCAGAAAGTAGAGTTTACGAATGAATTAGCTGATCAATTTGGGAATGAACAAACTTTAGTGCAAACCTTCGCAGATATTCGTATAGAGGGATTTCAAGATATTTTGACTGCGATCAAAGCTCTGCTTACTACTGAGCAGTTTGAGGTTTTTTTACCAATAGAGCAAAAGCTTTTAGAGCTATCTAGCCATATGTCCAAGTTTACTGAGCAAGAACTTTTAGAAGTTGCTAATGCTGGAGAGAATTTCGCTACAGTGATTCGTGAGTCTGAGCTTTCAAGAAATGATAAAATCTTTTTCTGTCAGAATATCTCGGATTTGTATGAGGATCAGGTGAGTGCTCTGAATTCCTTTGATACTGTTATTGCTGGGAGTGTATATGTAAATCAGCATCAAGGAACAGTGTTTTCTTTGGTGACAAATTTCATGACCTCTTTGATGGGGACTTTTGCGCCTATTGATTTAAGCACTGCGAATATAGACGTAACCAGTGCTTCTATCTCTGGAGCTTTACAAACAGCTCGAGCTATAAACTCTCGTTTTAAAGAATTAACTGCAAACCAGAAGCAGCTCGTGAACAATGCTGTAGAATCGTTGAAAAGGTTTCGAATTGATCAGTATCTAGGAGCTGTATGGGCGTATTTTGTCGCAGCTACAGTGCTAGCAAATAAACCTTCAGCAACAATGACTGAGGTAGGACAAGCT
This genomic stretch from Chlamydia pecorum E58 harbors:
- a CDS encoding CT620/CT621 family type III secretion system effector, whose translation is MSSFSSISLCPKTSSGEGVHVINLNHKYSRFNPHAQPAINIEELNSGIYALKHLALALQSAQASPETFINANNTAFPVSRATSSFKKPIKSSAPIPKTITGTTVAAIQENAALALIPEALQGLNELISTVTAIDLSRLSTIATTQILLSSYQGKTSLSDVEQRAVFSGVSVPSPESLATYVKTEQAAEIQQGQTELRAKLEASNTPEETITQALAAYETSYVETFIAENIEEHLLVYRTHIGSIIKDMNQALLSIQLQIPAMTPENVKEINGQTMLQAICSGLQDAMTQEPSLGGDSEVIQMIQVLSPLLTKQPLTDADLSTIYRATELPNKTALDRYLTASQAATYRDKITGTYQTLILNLNEARRAIDTQRKAVEEQLALFQETNATMTAWMECASKLKTAFEGQYGSSMLTVSMELDAALISMSYAYENLTSEEKTLLNNYVNQFLNIRIISGGDVVFGWISKTEVYQILADYCIHNAVTTTDQMKTYTKTQGRELAQRHFFSDIGSKVQSIADDSSFANYYIEKNGNYYPDLNKYVTQNLLSVGSISDTFVSQAQSLLQQYSAAANAHIQSLQQQIASLETQYENLDPGTASFTNQRTEAVQEWLRANSLGSAFIYMILNSQLPKQANFLEPLIKEINFNNLAANALNNLLSITNSFAITSVYYNFSSYLIESKEGADLFCGDYFDTIVGMSREREYITRDSEQCKRALALANSLLERIKNLEGVDKAQLAVMINSVTRYKYSLAITLNQLTVLDSLFVSVTVEPQKEGSSQDTYDKDTFKITSFKDWIPTLAALEGFIANGFPDITPTGGLSPIFSQVQTDQQNYTTQSQTQQLNLQNQMTNIQQEWTLVSTSMQILNQILTQLAGAIYN
- a CDS encoding CT620/CT621 family type III secretion system effector, with amino-acid sequence MMNSSSILALCRRLPTDLSLKVPVQQPQQLLEQVFHYENIISEKFIVQRLLQVLEQKSNESYRHLQERMHKYDAEQSTGMKSLCAVARREKPLSSFSDSISVVATTPGTGTPGSTSEITYYNGIKQNWAKNLITGINTVLTKIMAFVNGSSNREEFNKIQAEVQRLVAAGTNLTNEDFTLLYSLPKQIFTAMQRAETLTGTQKVEFTNELADQFGNEQTLVQTFADIRIEGFQDILTAIKALLTTEQFEVFLPIEQKLLELSSHMSKFTEQELLEVANAGENFATVIRESELSRNDKIFFCQNISDLYEDQVSALNSFDTVIAGSVYVNQHQGTVFSLVTNFMTSLMGTFAPIDLSTANIDVTSASISGALQTARAINSRFKELTANQKQLVNNAVESLKRFRIDQYLGAVWAYFVAATVLANKPSATMTEVGQAINAAAEEITGSGFGLAYGMKQAMDQIVTNSGQFTLGTTGTNTYENYTIYSNDNSKVSVNKVLLNFGSTGFLPKVTSWAQSFAETTARAYFRYKALAAVESETIQSQVEELQNEQKQFNSLEQNLYAQQLVAQASEVRAMPLPSAVASVLIDRYMPKEVDFLNSIYGELYYSNLGSSVGNAMIEAIAQYVNGATYFNFASYVGQQPAVGAGSGSGGDNTFPGSQESAQAKLDRERDQAALYLAATQKALTTLKEQKERVLEDNTITNEQRTTILDSLALYQDNLNTISGSLVLLQVYLSPLSVSAGDVAGTFKVTGGQEQWQSRLEILEDALVSGLVGNSINGGMFPLQATIQADQQGFADLGQNFQLELQMHLTSMQQEWTVVATSLQILNQMYLSLARSLIG